A window from Deltaproteobacteria bacterium encodes these proteins:
- a CDS encoding ABC transporter permease subunit → HEAAYAIGFNPFQVFCKITFPQAARHVLPVFKGEFISMLKMTSVVGYIAIQDLTKMSDIIRSRTYEAFSPLIATALIYFVIAYAMAYLLSRVEMSVDPKRRKRIVKGI, encoded by the coding sequence GCACGAAGCGGCATACGCCATCGGGTTTAATCCGTTTCAGGTTTTCTGTAAGATTACGTTTCCACAGGCGGCGCGGCATGTGTTACCCGTTTTCAAAGGGGAGTTTATATCGATGCTGAAGATGACGTCCGTGGTTGGTTACATCGCCATTCAGGATTTGACAAAGATGAGCGATATTATCCGGAGCCGGACGTACGAAGCTTTTTCCCCGTTGATTGCGACGGCGTTGATTTATTTCGTTATCGCGTATGCGATGGCCTATCTGTTGTCGCGGGTGGAGATGAGTGTGGATCCAAAACGACGCAAGCGGATCGTGAAAGGGATTTGA
- a CDS encoding ATP-binding cassette domain-containing protein codes for MISVKHLAKHFGDLIVLRDVNLEIMRGEVIAVIGPSGTGKSTLLRCLNLLETPTSGEIIVNGVNLLDKKTDVYHLRQRMGMVFQSFNLFSHLMVIENIMLGPVELLRMPRKAAFDEGMKLLNMVGLAEKAHAYPDELSGGQKQRVAIARTLAMKPEIVLFDEPTSALDPTMISEVLAVIRKLAMDGMTMMIVTHEMKFARGVSTRVLYMDEGIIYEEGTPQQIFGRPQKEKTRVFVHKIRTFTYEIRSRYFDLYDLNAGIEAFGHKQFLSEKHLLNIQLVLEELLVNKLIAKQGDAVNIDVIVGYSEENDMIDLTITYAGAPYNPFSGEEAQEDVSMMILRKLLTRYDYLREKEKNMLRLSM; via the coding sequence GTGATCAGCGTAAAACATCTGGCGAAACATTTCGGTGATTTGATCGTCCTCAGGGACGTCAATCTTGAAATCATGCGGGGAGAGGTGATCGCCGTTATTGGTCCATCCGGTACCGGGAAGAGTACGCTTTTACGTTGTCTCAATCTTCTGGAAACCCCGACGAGCGGAGAAATCATTGTCAACGGCGTCAATCTGCTGGATAAAAAAACCGATGTTTACCACCTGCGTCAGCGAATGGGAATGGTGTTTCAGTCGTTCAATTTGTTTTCTCACTTGATGGTGATTGAAAACATTATGCTGGGGCCCGTCGAGCTTTTGCGGATGCCGCGCAAGGCGGCCTTTGACGAGGGGATGAAACTCCTGAATATGGTGGGCCTTGCCGAAAAAGCCCATGCCTATCCCGATGAGTTGTCAGGCGGTCAAAAGCAGCGGGTCGCCATTGCCCGGACACTGGCCATGAAACCGGAAATTGTGCTTTTTGACGAACCGACATCCGCCCTTGATCCGACAATGATCAGCGAAGTCTTGGCCGTCATCCGCAAACTGGCTATGGACGGCATGACCATGATGATCGTGACGCATGAAATGAAGTTTGCCCGGGGTGTATCCACTCGCGTTTTGTACATGGATGAAGGCATTATTTATGAAGAGGGGACGCCTCAGCAAATCTTCGGGCGGCCGCAAAAAGAAAAAACCCGGGTATTTGTCCATAAGATCAGGACATTTACCTACGAAATACGTTCAAGATACTTTGATTTGTACGACCTCAACGCGGGCATAGAAGCCTTCGGACACAAGCAGTTTCTTTCCGAGAAGCACCTTCTGAATATTCAGCTTGTTCTGGAAGAATTGCTGGTAAACAAACTCATTGCAAAACAAGGTGATGCTGTCAATATCGATGTGATTGTGGGATATTCGGAAGAAAACGACATGATCGACCTGACGATAACCTACGCCGGTGCACCATATAATCCTTTTAGCGGTGAAGAAGCGCAGGAAGATGTTTCCATGATGATCCTACGGAAACTCTTGACCCGTTATGATTATCTGCGTGAAAAAGAGAAAAACATGTTGAGATTATCGATGTAA
- a CDS encoding STAS domain-containing protein: MEVTKNSQGGVLVAAVKGRVDTVTASDFEKRIAEIMEGENSPLLLDCGGLEYISSAGLRSILVISKELKTKGLTVYFSGLQGNVKDVFNISGFNTIFKIFATNDDALKAF; encoded by the coding sequence ATGGAGGTCACAAAAAACAGTCAGGGCGGAGTTCTTGTCGCTGCGGTTAAAGGGCGCGTCGATACCGTTACGGCGTCGGATTTTGAAAAAAGGATCGCCGAAATCATGGAGGGGGAAAACTCCCCCCTTTTACTGGACTGTGGCGGGTTGGAATACATCAGCAGTGCGGGCCTGCGCAGCATTCTGGTGATTTCCAAGGAATTGAAAACAAAGGGATTGACCGTTTATTTCTCCGGCCTGCAGGGAAATGTTAAGGATGTTTTCAATATCTCCGGATTCAATACCATATTCAAGATATTCGCAACAAATGACGATGCGTTAAAAGCGTTCTAA
- a CDS encoding ATP-binding protein codes for MNNNSIELPARLDQLYAFMEFAVSFASKHGFAGDMLRNIELCLEEALVNIFSYAYPDAPGNAGIECVFNNGELAIKVKDRGVPFDPLAIHSPDVHSNLATGRIGGYGIILIRKLATEVHYERSNDENVLTIAFRRQENS; via the coding sequence ATGAATAATAACAGCATCGAATTGCCGGCCCGGTTGGATCAACTCTATGCATTCATGGAGTTCGCCGTTTCTTTTGCTTCAAAACACGGTTTTGCCGGCGATATGTTGCGGAATATCGAACTTTGCCTGGAGGAAGCCCTGGTCAATATTTTCAGCTATGCTTATCCGGATGCCCCGGGGAATGCCGGGATCGAATGTGTCTTTAACAACGGTGAACTGGCGATCAAAGTCAAGGATCGGGGCGTTCCTTTCGACCCCCTTGCCATACACTCCCCTGATGTTCATTCCAACCTGGCCACAGGCAGGATAGGCGGATATGGAATCATTCTGATCAGGAAACTGGCCACCGAAGTTCACTATGAACGCAGCAACGATGAAAATGTTCTGACAATCGCCTTTAGAAGGCAGGAAAATTCATGA
- a CDS encoding ABC transporter substrate-binding protein — MSRLTPRRQNHATLRATRESVTNHSHLPVVMVFLLPFFFFMFFFTGAEGQAQTPQKTTFLPHWFPQAQFAGYYVAQEKGIYKKYGLDVAILRGGPEKSVFTTLARGEADFVTLFLAEAVQYRAEGMKLVNVAQIVQKSGFLLVAKKSSGISSFRDLNGKKISLWDDFKLQPLAFFRKHNLSVRIIPQTYTLNLFLRGGVDVASAMWYNEFHSILSAGLDADELTVFFFDEPGLNIPEDGIYCLEETWEKDPDRVRRFVLASLEGWRYAFEHQQEALDIVMKYVNEAKINTSRAHQKWMLEKMKDMITGDGKPPMGTLVEKDYQTATSQLKESGLIKRIVPSGEFHVRCISGE, encoded by the coding sequence ATGAGCAGATTAACGCCCCGCCGACAAAATCATGCGACCCTGCGGGCAACCCGTGAATCCGTCACAAATCATTCCCATCTTCCTGTCGTCATGGTTTTTTTATTGCCGTTTTTCTTTTTTATGTTTTTTTTTACAGGGGCGGAAGGGCAAGCCCAGACACCGCAAAAAACCACCTTCCTCCCCCACTGGTTTCCCCAGGCCCAATTTGCCGGTTACTATGTCGCCCAGGAAAAGGGTATTTACAAAAAATACGGGCTTGATGTCGCCATATTGCGTGGCGGGCCGGAAAAATCGGTTTTCACAACGCTGGCGCGCGGAGAGGCCGATTTCGTGACCTTGTTTCTGGCCGAGGCGGTCCAATACCGGGCTGAAGGCATGAAGTTGGTCAACGTGGCGCAGATCGTGCAGAAGTCCGGGTTTCTCCTGGTGGCGAAAAAATCAAGCGGTATATCTTCCTTCCGGGACCTCAATGGGAAAAAAATCAGCCTCTGGGACGATTTCAAGCTTCAACCGCTGGCCTTCTTCCGCAAACACAATCTCTCCGTCCGCATCATCCCCCAAACCTACACGCTCAATCTTTTCCTGCGCGGAGGTGTCGATGTCGCATCCGCCATGTGGTACAACGAGTTCCATTCCATTCTTAGCGCCGGGCTCGATGCCGATGAGCTGACCGTTTTTTTCTTTGATGAACCGGGTCTCAATATCCCCGAAGACGGTATCTACTGCCTGGAAGAGACGTGGGAAAAAGATCCCGACCGGGTTCGTCGGTTTGTCCTGGCTTCCCTTGAAGGGTGGCGCTACGCCTTCGAACATCAGCAGGAAGCACTGGACATCGTGATGAAATACGTCAATGAAGCCAAAATAAACACCAGCCGCGCCCATCAAAAATGGATGCTGGAAAAAATGAAGGATATGATTACAGGCGATGGGAAGCCCCCCATGGGTACGCTGGTGGAAAAAGATTATCAGACCGCGACCTCTCAACTGAAGGAGAGCGGTTTGATCAAAAGGATAGTTCCTTCAGGTGAATTTCATGTCCGCTGTATATCGGGGGAATAA
- a CDS encoding SpoIIE family protein phosphatase, with translation MSAVYRGNKGPGIAFKLSAIILISTTLIFLVAFIYNYTQTRKLVLKSVEKNTGHLALSTVHSIETILCSVDSAPRYLAASLEHMDCRRPDLLRHIEGIVRLNPEIYGSTVAFEPYAHDRASRDFSPYYSRQNGQVRLSWLGGDNYRYHFWDWYILPKELNRAVWSEPYFDEGGGNTVMSTFSVPFYTNVRGVRTFTGVVTADMSLEWLKDIIAEVEIYETGYAFLISQNGMFIAHPNKDLIMRETIFTVAEMAGDLSLRDIGRKMIQGERGFVALPEYFAEKKAWIYYVPLPSAGWSIGLVIPEKELFADVRHLSKIVLIIGFAGFVFLFFVVTTISRNITQPLRQLAQTTTEIARGSLDVALPKRRPSDEVGDLANSFENMQLALKEYISNLKEATAARERMESELKIARTIQMSFLPKRFPPFPEKREFDIFASIVPAREVGGDLYDFFLLDDETLFFSIGDVSGKGVPAALFMAASTLLIKGAINRDTGIAEALAKVNRELCEGNDAMMFLTFFCATLNIRTGEMRYSNAGHNPPLIVRREEKPAWLDLPEGFLLGVMEESVYGTATIHLQPGDLLFLYTDGVTEAMNTDGQAYSEERLKRFIENRADEKPEGLVRKTIESVQEFADIAPQSDDITILALRYQGAADP, from the coding sequence ATGTCCGCTGTATATCGGGGGAATAAGGGACCGGGCATTGCCTTCAAGCTCTCTGCCATTATTCTCATCAGCACGACCCTCATTTTTCTGGTTGCGTTCATTTATAACTATACGCAGACGCGCAAACTCGTTTTGAAAAGCGTCGAGAAAAACACCGGCCACCTCGCCCTGTCCACCGTCCACAGTATCGAAACCATTCTCTGCTCCGTTGATTCTGCGCCGCGCTATCTTGCCGCTTCTCTGGAGCACATGGACTGCAGGCGGCCGGACCTGCTGCGGCACATTGAGGGCATTGTCAGATTGAATCCGGAGATTTACGGCTCCACCGTCGCCTTTGAACCTTACGCCCATGACAGGGCTTCTCGCGACTTCAGCCCTTACTATTCACGGCAAAACGGTCAGGTCAGACTTTCCTGGCTGGGCGGGGACAACTACCGCTATCACTTCTGGGACTGGTACATCCTTCCCAAAGAATTAAACCGGGCCGTCTGGAGCGAACCCTACTTCGATGAGGGGGGTGGTAATACCGTGATGTCCACGTTTTCCGTTCCCTTTTACACAAACGTCCGGGGGGTGCGGACGTTCACCGGCGTGGTCACGGCCGACATGTCCCTGGAGTGGCTCAAGGACATCATTGCCGAAGTCGAAATCTACGAAACCGGATATGCCTTCCTTATTTCGCAAAACGGAATGTTCATCGCCCACCCCAACAAGGATCTGATCATGCGCGAGACCATTTTCACCGTTGCCGAAATGGCCGGTGATCTTTCTCTACGGGACATCGGCAGGAAAATGATCCAGGGAGAAAGGGGATTTGTTGCGTTGCCCGAATATTTCGCGGAGAAAAAAGCCTGGATTTATTACGTGCCCCTGCCGTCTGCGGGCTGGTCAATCGGCCTTGTTATTCCCGAAAAAGAGCTCTTTGCCGATGTTCGCCATCTGAGTAAAATCGTCCTGATCATCGGATTTGCCGGCTTTGTTTTTCTTTTTTTCGTCGTTACGACCATTTCCAGGAACATCACCCAGCCTCTGCGGCAACTGGCGCAAACCACGACGGAAATCGCCAGGGGAAGCCTTGATGTCGCACTTCCGAAGCGCCGCCCCTCCGACGAGGTCGGCGATTTAGCGAACTCTTTTGAAAATATGCAACTGGCTTTGAAGGAATATATCTCCAATCTCAAGGAAGCAACGGCAGCCAGGGAACGGATGGAAAGCGAATTAAAAATTGCCCGGACGATCCAGATGAGCTTTTTGCCGAAGCGCTTCCCCCCATTTCCGGAAAAACGGGAATTCGATATCTTCGCCTCGATCGTCCCCGCCCGGGAAGTGGGGGGTGATCTTTATGATTTTTTTCTCCTCGATGACGAAACTCTCTTCTTTTCCATCGGTGATGTATCGGGAAAAGGTGTGCCCGCAGCCCTCTTCATGGCGGCATCCACACTGCTTATCAAAGGTGCGATTAACCGCGATACAGGGATCGCCGAGGCGTTGGCGAAGGTAAACAGGGAACTGTGCGAGGGAAATGACGCCATGATGTTCCTAACCTTTTTTTGCGCCACATTGAATATCCGCACCGGTGAGATGCGCTACTCCAACGCGGGTCACAACCCGCCGCTGATCGTGCGCAGGGAGGAAAAGCCGGCATGGCTGGACCTGCCGGAAGGTTTTTTACTCGGTGTTATGGAGGAAAGCGTCTACGGGACCGCAACAATTCACCTCCAGCCGGGCGATCTGTTGTTCCTTTACACCGACGGCGTTACGGAAGCCATGAACACGGATGGGCAGGCCTATTCGGAGGAACGCTTGAAGAGGTTTATCGAAAACCGGGCCGATGAAAAACCTGAGGGCCTTGTCCGGAAAACGATTGAAAGTGTTCAGGAATTTGCCGACATCGCCCCGCAGTCAGACGACATCACGATTCTTGCGCTCCGCTATCAGGGTGCAGCCGACCCATAA
- a CDS encoding MaoC family dehydratase — MGKTIDEMQIGDTAEFTKTVTETDVYLYAGVTGDLNPAHINETFAKTTPFKGRIVHGMLSAGLISAVFGVNLPGAGTIYVSQNLEFKRPVRIADTITARVEVIEKNPEKNRVTFRTTCLNQDGKVVVDGEAVVLPPLPLKS; from the coding sequence ATCGGAAAAACTATCGACGAAATGCAGATAGGCGACACCGCGGAATTTACGAAGACGGTCACGGAAACGGATGTCTACCTCTATGCCGGAGTCACGGGGGACTTGAACCCGGCCCATATCAATGAAACCTTTGCGAAAACGACCCCATTCAAGGGACGAATCGTACACGGCATGCTCTCGGCTGGGCTCATATCGGCGGTCTTCGGTGTGAACCTTCCCGGTGCGGGAACCATCTATGTCAGCCAAAACCTGGAGTTCAAACGGCCGGTTCGTATTGCCGATACCATCACGGCCCGGGTGGAGGTCATCGAGAAGAATCCGGAAAAAAACCGGGTGACATTCCGAACCACATGCCTAAACCAGGACGGCAAGGTTGTTGTTGACGGCGAAGCCGTCGTCCTCCCTCCCCTTCCATTAAAATCATAG